One window from the genome of Onychomys torridus chromosome 20, mOncTor1.1, whole genome shotgun sequence encodes:
- the Socs2 gene encoding suppressor of cytokine signaling 2, giving the protein MTLRCLEPSGNGADRTRSQWGTAGSAEEPSPEAARLAKALRELSQTGWYWGSMTVNEAKEKLKEAPEGTFLIRDSSHSDYLLTISVKTSAGPTNLRIEYQDGKFRLDSIICVKSKLKQFDSVVHLIDYYVQMCKDKRTGPEAPRNGTVHLYLTKPLYTSAPSLQHLCRLTINKCTGAIWGLPLPTRLKDYLEEYKFQV; this is encoded by the exons ATGACCCTGCGGTGCCTGGAGCCCTCCGGGAATGGCGCGGACAGGACGCGGAGCCAGTGGGGGACCGCGGGGTCGGCGGAGGAGCCGTCCCCAGAGGCGGCGCGGCTGGCCAAGGCCCTGCGCGAGCTCAGTCAAACAG GATGGTACTGGGGAAGCATGACTGTTAATGAAGCCAAAGAGAAACTGAAGGAGGCTCCCGAAGGGACGTTCTTGATCAGAGATAGCTCGCACTCAGACTACCTACTAACCATATCCGTTAAGACATCAGCTGGACCGACTAACCTTCGGATTGAGTACCAAGATGGGAAATTCCGGTTGGATTCTATCATATGTGTCAAGTCCAAGCTTAAACAGTTTGACAGTGTGGTTCATCTGATTGACTACTATGTCCAGATGTGCAAGGATAAACGGACCGGCCCGGAAGCCCCGCGGAACGGGACTGTTCACTTGTATCTGACTAAACCTCTGTACACATCAGCGCCGTCTCTGCAGCATCTCTGCCGACTCACCATTAACAAATGTACCGGTGCCATCTGGGGACTGCCTTTACCAACAAGACTAAAAGATTACTTGGAAGAATATAAATTCCAGGTAtaa